In Candidatus Krumholzibacteriia bacterium, the genomic window TTGGGTGGCGGCGATCGAGTGGGCCGACAGCCTCGGCATCGACGTCGCCTCCACCTCTCTCGGCTATCTCGATTACGACCCGCCGCATCCGAGCTGGACCTGGGAAGACATGGACGGGAACACCACCGCCATCACCCGCGCCGCGGATCTCGCGGTGGCGCGCGGCATCGTGGTGGTGAACTCGGCGGGCAACGAGGGCGTCGACGTGCACAACACTCTGATCGCCCCCGCCGACGGCGACAACGTCATCGCCGTGGGCGCTCTTGATCCGAACGGCGCCCGCAGCGGGTTCAGCTCGATAGGTCCGACGACGGACCTCCCGCCGCGCTTCAAGCCCGACGTCATGGCGCAGGGGAGCCAAGTGCGGCGCGCCAGCGCCAGCGATCCGGCCAGCTATTCCACTGCGAGTGGTACGTCGCTCTCCTGCCCGCTGGTGGCGGGTGTGGCGGCGCTCCTGCTCTCAGCGCGCCAAGCGGCGACACCGCTGCAGATCCGCGACGCCTTGCGCCTGACCGCGAGCCAGGCCGGCACTCCCGACAACTTTTCCGGCTGGGGGACGGTGAACGCCGTGGCCGCTCTGCACTGGCTGGATACGACCGACAGCCGCGAGCTGCCGCGCCTCGCGACCTGGTCGCTCGGCCCCAACGTGCCCAACCCCTTCAACCCGTCGACGCGAGTCGCCTATGAGCTGCCGGTCGCTTCCCTGGTGCGACTCTGGATCTACGACGCCGCCGGACGGCGCGTGCGCACGCTCCTCGACGCGGTGCAACCACCGAGCGCGCACGAGGTGACCTGGAACGGCACCGACGACGCCGGGAGCTTCGTCGCCGCCGGCATCTACTTCTGTCGTTTCGAAGCCCGCGGCCTCGGGACCGACGCCCCGGCCTTCACCGGCGTCCGCAAGCTGGTGCTCCTGCCCTAGCGTGACCCCAGGTTCTGAGTCAGGAAGGCGGCGACGGCGGCGCCTTCGCGCTCGCGCAACCCGACGCAGTCCTTCACCTGGTCCGTGACCCGGGCCAGCCCTCTCTGTGTGCCCGGTGCCTGCCGGTCCGGTGCGTTGAAGAACTCCTGGGCCGCGGCGAGGCGCTCCGCCGAGCAGCCGCCGGCGATAAAGGGCATGAAGCCGAGCATCTCCGGCGTGAGGCGCTTGCTGAGGGCGTCGTAGTTCGTCGTGAACCAGCGGAAGGTGCGGTCCTGCTGCTCTGGATGCGTCGCCAGTTGGAAAGGGATGTCCAGCACCTCGTTCGGGCGGAGTGGACCGGACAAGCAGTAGTGCAGGGCTTCATCCACCAGCTCGGGAGCGCGGAAGCCGCCGAGAGCATCGAGGTACCGGCTCCGCTCGGCAGGCACCTGCGCTGTTTCGAAGCGTTGCCGGTAGGAGTCGAAGAGGGCCCGATCGCCGCGAATCGCCGCGAGCTCCAGGGCAGCGCCTGCCAGCTGGGGATCGATGGCGTGCGGATCCTGCATGTACCGTTTTGCCATGCCTTCCATCAGGTGGAGGATCTCCTCGTCCTTCCCTTTGTCACCCAGGTTGCGCAGGAGCTGCGGGCGGAAGAGCGCGACTTCTTCTTCCTCCCCCGCTCGCGGCTCGGCGCCGAAGCGCTCGAGCGACGGGCCGAGGGTACGGCGGACATAGGCCGCGTAGGCGTCGGCGTTCTCGGGTTGCACGAACGCGGTCTGCACCTTGTTGAGCCCGGTGAGGAGTGCGTTGATGACCATCGGGCTCGGATCGCCGGCGAAGCCGCCCAGAGCCGAGAGATAGTCGCCTCCGGACACCGCGCCGGCGTCGAGCAGCGCCGACAGATTGCCGATGAGGCCGACGCGTTCGCGCACGTTCAGCTGCTCCGAGCCGCCGGTCACCAGGGCACGCAGCATCTCCTGCGGCACCTCCCAGCGGTAGTAGCCGCGCTGGTCGGCGTTCGGCAGTACCCAGGCGGGAGGCCCGCCGGTATCCAGACTGATGGACTGCGTCGCCTTGTCGAGGAGCACGGTCTGGGCGTGCACGGCTTTGCCGTCGGAGTAGCGCAGCGTCACCGGAATCTTCCAGTTCTGCGCCGGCAACTCGACGCCATAGTTGGCGAAGCGCTTCTGACTGAGCCGGATCCGGTTGTCTTTCTCGAGCTCGACACGCACCGAGGGCAGCCCGGGCTGCTCGATGAACGTGGCCATGGCGGCGCTCACGTCGCTGCCGGAGGCCCGGCCGAGGGCGCGCCAGAAATCCTCCGCCGTGGCGTTGCCGAAACGATGCGCCGCCAAGTGTTGCAGCACCCCGGCGCGGAACTTCTCCGGGCCGATCCACTGCTCGAACATGGCGAGGACGGCCTTGCCCTTGTTGTACTGGGTGCCGACGTTCTGCAGCAGGTTCTCGGTCGACTCCACCGGCCGCCGGATGGCCTGTGAAGACGGCCGCGCATCCCCGTTCATGGTTCCGAGCGACTGCTGCAGCTCGGCCACCCCCACGCCGTACTGCGGGAACACCTGCTGCGTGATCTTGTCACCCATCCAGTCGGCGAAGGACTCGTTGAGCCAGAGGTCGTCCCACCATTGCATGGTCACCATGTCGCCGAACCACATGTGCGCCAGCTCGTGGGCGGTGACGCGGGCGAGGGTGCGCTTCTGCGACAGGCTCGCGGCCTCCGGATCGACGAGGAGGAGCCTGGCGGCGAAGGTCACCGCGCCCGGGTTCTCCATCGCGCCCGGCCAGTACTCCGGAATGGCAACGAGGTCGAGCTTCTCGAAGGGATAGGGCTCGCCGAAGTACGCCTCCAGGGCGCGCAGGATGGGAGGCGTGGTCTCCGCCGCGAGCGCCGCCAGGCGGCTCTGGCCGCGGATGGTGATCACGTTCCCCAGAATGGACATGCCCGGAATGGGCGTCTTCTCCAGCGGCCCCGCCGCGATGGCGAGCAAGTAAGACGGCAGCGGCTTGGTGCGCTTGAAGACGAGCTTGCGCCAGCCGTTCGTGACGCTCTCGCTTGCCACCGGTGTGTTCGTCACCGCCGTGTGCGCCTCGGGCACCTCGAGGGTGAGCTGCCATTCGAGCTTGAATCCCGGCTCGTCCCAGCAGGGGATGGATTCCCGGGCATCGTCGGCCTCGAACTGGGTGAAGAGGTAACCCTGGCCGTCCTGCTCCATGCGGTAGAGGCCAACGGCTTTGGTGCCGAATTCGTTCGTGAAGTCGATCTGCAGCTTGTAGTCGCCGGGCGCGAGAGGC contains:
- a CDS encoding S8 family serine peptidase, encoding PLALVSERSLRRRLKVRPPSAVVDACDLPLDEAAVALVAARATRLRHRSKWLNAVSVEATPAQGRALAGLPCVRRLDMVRRYARRSVSHLDAEARAGAGSSSSSRDLQARPLPGPHPVSLNYGGSQGQLAMLGVPTLHDLGITGQGVLIGHFDNGYRLLEHASLASLQVVAAHDFVDGDDDPAPPPGAPTSFGAHGIITLSVVGGYAPGDLIGAAFGASFVLARTEDDASETPVEEDHWVAAIEWADSLGIDVASTSLGYLDYDPPHPSWTWEDMDGNTTAITRAADLAVARGIVVVNSAGNEGVDVHNTLIAPADGDNVIAVGALDPNGARSGFSSIGPTTDLPPRFKPDVMAQGSQVRRASASDPASYSTASGTSLSCPLVAGVAALLLSARQAATPLQIRDALRLTASQAGTPDNFSGWGTVNAVAALHWLDTTDSRELPRLATWSLGPNVPNPFNPSTRVAYELPVASLVRLWIYDAAGRRVRTLLDAVQPPSAHEVTWNGTDDAGSFVAAGIYFCRFEARGLGTDAPAFTGVRKLVLLP
- a CDS encoding M1 family metallopeptidase encodes the protein MTSHRRAVPRRSAQRSVALAACAVALALASPTQGAGARLDTQVVPTFQSVTLRLDAGTTEYTGSTTVELRVRTATQSFRFHAEEIPITKLTLAGKGGPVAVEHQSIDNAMVEVRAAQPLAPGDYKLQIDFTNEFGTKAVGLYRMEQDGQGYLFTQFEADDARESIPCWDEPGFKLEWQLTLEVPEAHTAVTNTPVASESVTNGWRKLVFKRTKPLPSYLLAIAAGPLEKTPIPGMSILGNVITIRGQSRLAALAAETTPPILRALEAYFGEPYPFEKLDLVAIPEYWPGAMENPGAVTFAARLLLVDPEAASLSQKRTLARVTAHELAHMWFGDMVTMQWWDDLWLNESFADWMGDKITQQVFPQYGVGVAELQQSLGTMNGDARPSSQAIRRPVESTENLLQNVGTQYNKGKAVLAMFEQWIGPEKFRAGVLQHLAAHRFGNATAEDFWRALGRASGSDVSAAMATFIEQPGLPSVRVELEKDNRIRLSQKRFANYGVELPAQNWKIPVTLRYSDGKAVHAQTVLLDKATQSISLDTGGPPAWVLPNADQRGYYRWEVPQEMLRALVTGGSEQLNVRERVGLIGNLSALLDAGAVSGGDYLSALGGFAGDPSPMVINALLTGLNKVQTAFVQPENADAYAAYVRRTLGPSLERFGAEPRAGEEEEVALFRPQLLRNLGDKGKDEEILHLMEGMAKRYMQDPHAIDPQLAGAALELAAIRGDRALFDSYRQRFETAQVPAERSRYLDALGGFRAPELVDEALHYCLSGPLRPNEVLDIPFQLATHPEQQDRTFRWFTTNYDALSKRLTPEMLGFMPFIAGGCSAERLAAAQEFFNAPDRQAPGTQRGLARVTDQVKDCVGLREREGAAVAAFLTQNLGSR